In Triticum urartu cultivar G1812 chromosome 6, Tu2.1, whole genome shotgun sequence, the following proteins share a genomic window:
- the LOC125517385 gene encoding subtilisin-like protease SBT1.4, producing the protein MELLRPLAALCVLAGFVAAAVATEVVEIEAAEVEARSSNIVHVAAAHAPRLPRRGLLTTQAYGSFLRDHIPAELSSPAPTVLYSYSHAATGFAARLTGRQAAHLASSASVLAVVPDAMLELHTTLTPSFLGLSPSSGLLPASNGAADVVIGVIDTGVYPEGRASFAADPSLPPLPLGRFRGGCVSGPSFNGSALCNNKLVGAKFFHKGHEAARGRVLGVDSESPLDTSGHGTHTASTAAGSAAADAGFYGYGRGKAVGMAPGARIAVYKACWEEGCPSSDTLAAFDEAIADGVDVISASLSAGGKAPDFYADIIAVGAFQAVSKGIVVSASVGNSGPGEYTAANIAPWFLTVGASTLNRQFRADAVLGNGETFTGTSLYAGKPLGATKMPLVYGGDVGSKICEEGKLNTTMVAGKIVVCDPGLFARAAKEQAVKLAGGAGAIFGSIESYGEQVMISANVIPATVIPFAASEKIKKYIEAEASPTATIVFRGTVVGRRTPPSPRMASFSSRGPNVRAPEILKPDVTAPGVDILAAWTGAKSPTGLANDARRAEYNIVSGTSMSCPHVSGVAALLRQARPEWSPAAIKSALMTTAYNVDSAGSVIGDMSTGDASTPFARGAGHIDPNRAANPGLVYDTGTEDYIDFLCALGYTAEQVAVFGSSANCSARTGSSVGDHNYPAFSVVFTPNKTAAVRQRRVVRNVGGDARATYRAKVTAPDGVRVTVAPRTLRFSARRRTREYVVTFARRSLGSVTKNHTFGSIEWSDRKHSVTSPIAITWPASQVAVAEM; encoded by the coding sequence ATGGAGCTCCTCAGACCACTCGCTGCCCTGTGCGTCTTGGCCGGCTTCGTCGCCGCGGCAGTGGCCACGGAGGTGGTGGAGATCGAGGCGGCGGAGGTGGAGGCACGGTCCTCAAACATCGTGCACGTCGCGGCGGCGCACGCGCCACGGCTGCCACGCCGCGGCCTGCTGACCACCCAGGCATACGGCTCCTTCCTGCGCGACCACATCCCCGCCGAGCTCTCCagcccggcgccgacggtgctctaCTCCTACTCGCACGCCGCCACGGGCTTCGCGGCGCGCCTCACGGGGCGCCAGGCCGCGCACCTCGCGTCCTCGGCCTCCGTGCTCGCCGTCGTGCCCGACGCGATGCTGGAGCTGCACACCACCCTCACGCCGTCCTTCCTTGGCCTCTCCCCGTCCTCCGGTCTGCTCCCGGCGTCCAACGGCGCCGCCGATGTCGTCATCGGGGTCATCGACACCGGCGTCTACCCGGAGGGCCGCGCGTCCTTCGCCGCCGACCCgtcgctgccgccgctgccgctcgGCAGGTTCCGCGGCGGGTGCGTCTCGGGGCCGTCGTTTAACGGCTCGGCGCTCTGCAACAACAAGCTCGTCGGCGCCAAGTTCTTCCACAAGGGACACGAGGCTGCGCGTGGCCGTGTGCTCGGTGTGGACTCGGAGTCGCCGCTTGACACTAGCGGCCATGGTACGCacaccgcctccaccgccgccggcTCTGCTGCTGCCGACGCAGGCTTCTACGGCTATGGCAGAGGAAAAGCGGTCGGCATGGCCCCGGGCGCGCGCATTGCCGTCTATAAGGCGTGCTGGGAGGAAGGGTGCCCGAGCTCTGACACCCTCGCCGCATTTGATGAGGCCATTGCGGACGGTGTCGACGTTATCTCGGCGTCGCTCAGCGCCGGCGGCAAGGCCCCTGACTTCTATGCCGATATCATCGCCGTGGGCGCGTTCCAGGCCGTCAGCAAAGGCATCGTCGTCTCAGCCTCTGTGGGGAACTCCGGCCCCGGAGAGTACACCGCCGCCAACATAGCCCCGTGGTTCTTAACAGTGGGCGCGTCCACGCTCAACCGCCAGTTCCGGGCAGACGCCGTCCTCGGCAACGGCGAGACCTTCACGGGTACTTCTCTCTACGCGGGCAAGCCGCTGGGCGCGACCAAGATGCCACTCGTCTATGGAGGGGACGTGGGCTCGAAAATATGCGAAGAAGGGAAGCTGAACACCACCATGGTAGCCGGTAAGATCGTCGTGTGCGATCCCGGCTTGTTCGCCCGGGCTGCGAAAGAACAAGCCGTCAAGCTCGCCGGCGGTGCCGGAGCGATCTTCGGTAGCATCGAATCATACGGCGAGCAGGTTATGATCAGCGCCAATGTCATCCCCGCTACAGTCATCCCATTTGCGGCCTCCGAGAAGATCAAGAAGTACATCGAAGCGGAAGCGTCCCCTACCGCGACGATTGTGTTCCGCGGCACCGTCGTCGGCCGCCGGACGCCGCCGTCCCCTAGGATGGCGTCCTTCTCGAGCCGCGGGCCCAATGTCCGCGCGCCGGAGATCCTCAAGCCGGACGTGACCGCGCCCGGCGTGGACATCCTGGCCGCATGGACAGGCGCCAAATCGCCCACCGGCCTCGCCAACGACGCAAGACGAGCGGAATACAACATCGTGTCGGGCACGTCCATGTCATGCCCGCACGTGAGCGGCGTGGCCGCTCTGCTCCGGCAAGCGAGGCCAGAGTGGAGCCCCGCCGCGATCAAGTCCGCCCTGATGACGACCGCTTACAACGTGGACAGCGCCGGCAGCGTCATCGGCGACATGTCCACCGGCGACGCGTCCACGCCGTTCGCGCGCGGGGCCGGGCACATCGACCCCAACCGCGCCGCGAATCCGGGCCTCGTGTACGACACCGGCACGGAGGACTACATCGACTTCCTGTGCGCGCTCGGGTACACCGCCGAGCAGGTGGCCGTGTTCGGGTCGTCCGCCAACTGCTCAGCTCGCACGGGCTCCTCCGTCGGCGACCACAACTATCCGGCCTTCTCGGTTGTGTTCACCCCGAACAAAACGGCAGCCGTCCGGCAGCGCCGCGTCGTGCGCAACGTCGGCGGCGATGCCAGGGCCACGTACAGGGCCAAGGTGACCGCTCCGGACGGCGTACGCGTCACGGTGGCACCTCGGACGCTGCGGTTCAGCGCGAGACGGAGGACACGCGAGTACGTGGTCACCTTTGCGCGGCGTAGCTTGGGGAGCGTCACCAAGAATCACACGTTCGGGTCCATCGAGTGGAGCGACCGCAAGCACTCGGTGACGAGCCCCATCGCCATCACCTGGCCGGCGAGCCAGGTTGCGGTTGCGGAGATGTGA